The Micromonospora sp. WMMD961 genome has a segment encoding these proteins:
- a CDS encoding TMEM165/GDT1 family protein — protein MEGFFAALVVSFGVIFVAELGDKSQLMALTFATRFKPIPVLIGITVATAVVHLASVAIGAGLGAVLPTEWISLVAGVAFLGFGAWTLRGDKLTEEEKRKAEKTNKTALVAVSVAFFLAELGDKTMLATITLATKYGWFGTWLGSTIGMVAADALAILVGRMLGRRLPEKTIKYGAAILFAISGLWLILEAVNELT, from the coding sequence ATGGAGGGATTTTTCGCCGCGCTGGTCGTCAGCTTCGGTGTCATCTTCGTCGCGGAACTGGGAGACAAGTCCCAGTTGATGGCGTTGACCTTCGCCACGCGGTTCAAGCCGATCCCGGTGCTGATCGGTATCACGGTCGCCACGGCGGTGGTGCACCTGGCGTCGGTCGCCATCGGCGCGGGCCTCGGGGCGGTGTTGCCGACCGAGTGGATCTCGCTGGTGGCCGGTGTGGCGTTCCTCGGCTTCGGTGCGTGGACCCTGCGGGGGGACAAGCTCACCGAGGAGGAGAAGCGCAAGGCGGAGAAGACGAACAAGACCGCGCTGGTGGCGGTGTCGGTGGCGTTCTTCCTGGCCGAGCTGGGTGACAAGACGATGCTCGCCACGATCACACTCGCCACCAAGTACGGCTGGTTCGGCACCTGGCTCGGCTCCACCATCGGCATGGTGGCGGCGGACGCGTTGGCCATCCTGGTCGGCCGGATGCTCGGTCGTCGGCTGCCGGAGAAGACCATCAAGTATGGTGCGGCGATCCTGTTCGCCATCTCCGGTCTGTGGCTGATCCTGGAGGCGGTGAACGAGCTGACCTGA
- a CDS encoding nucleotide sugar dehydrogenase, whose amino-acid sequence MSAEKLVVIGQGYVGLPLALRAVEAGLDVVGLDVDADRVKRLASGESFIEDIPTDRLGRALSSGRYHPSTEYSDAEGFDICVITVPTPLRDGTPDLSFVEQAGVGIGPYVRPGCTVVLESTTYPGTTEELLRPLLESASGLSSPGDFHLGYSPERIDPGNPTWKLENTPKVVSGVDSASLARVDEFYQRLVQRTVPVDSTRVAELTKLIENTFRQVNIALINELTMLSHHLDIDVWQAIDAAETKPFGFLPFRPGPGVGGHCLPIDPCYLSWQVKRRLGRQFRFIELANDVNHEMPEHVAQRVMAGLNRKGRSVSGARLLLLGLAYKKNTGDMRDSPAVDVARRLQALGAEVHAVEPYAEPHQIPAGVTVVGLSEREVSAADGVVVVTDHDSFDYDLVVRHARYVFDTRNRCVGPLVERL is encoded by the coding sequence GTGAGCGCTGAAAAGCTGGTCGTGATCGGTCAGGGGTACGTCGGGCTGCCGCTGGCCCTGCGAGCCGTGGAAGCGGGGCTGGACGTGGTCGGTCTCGACGTCGACGCCGACCGGGTGAAGCGGCTCGCCTCCGGTGAGTCGTTCATCGAGGACATCCCGACCGACCGGCTGGGCCGGGCGCTGAGCAGCGGCCGGTACCACCCCAGCACGGAGTACTCCGACGCCGAGGGCTTCGACATCTGTGTCATCACCGTGCCGACTCCGCTGCGCGACGGCACTCCCGATCTGAGCTTCGTCGAGCAGGCCGGTGTCGGCATCGGCCCGTACGTCCGGCCGGGTTGCACCGTGGTCCTGGAGTCGACCACGTACCCCGGTACGACCGAGGAGCTGTTGCGTCCGCTGTTGGAATCGGCCAGCGGCCTGAGCAGCCCTGGCGACTTCCATCTCGGCTACAGCCCGGAACGGATCGACCCGGGCAACCCGACCTGGAAGCTGGAGAACACCCCGAAGGTGGTCTCCGGTGTGGACTCGGCGTCGCTGGCCCGGGTGGACGAGTTCTACCAGCGCCTCGTGCAGCGCACCGTCCCGGTGGACTCCACCCGAGTCGCCGAGTTGACCAAGCTGATCGAGAACACGTTCCGCCAGGTCAACATCGCGTTGATCAACGAGCTGACGATGCTCTCGCACCACCTCGACATCGACGTCTGGCAGGCGATCGACGCGGCCGAGACCAAGCCGTTCGGCTTCCTGCCGTTCCGGCCCGGCCCCGGAGTCGGCGGGCACTGCCTGCCGATCGACCCGTGTTACCTGTCGTGGCAGGTCAAGCGCCGTCTCGGCCGGCAGTTCCGGTTCATCGAGCTGGCCAACGACGTCAACCACGAGATGCCCGAGCACGTCGCGCAGCGGGTCATGGCGGGATTGAACCGCAAGGGTCGGTCCGTCAGCGGCGCCCGGCTGTTGCTGCTCGGACTGGCGTACAAGAAGAACACCGGCGACATGCGGGACTCCCCGGCGGTCGACGTGGCCCGCCGGTTGCAGGCCCTCGGCGCCGAGGTCCACGCGGTGGAGCCGTACGCCGAGCCGCACCAGATCCCGGCCGGGGTCACCGTGGTCGGGCTCTCCGAGCGGGAGGTGAGCGCCGCCGACGGGGTGGTCGTGGTCACCGACCACGACAGCTTCGACTACGACCTCGTGGTCCGGCACGCCCGCTACGTCTTCGACACCCGCAACCGGTGCGTCGGCCCGCTGGTCGAGCGCCTGTAG
- the egtB gene encoding ergothioneine biosynthesis protein EgtB, with protein sequence MNSEQLRDRIAVELARARSRTSLLTEVVDDGELMRQHSPLMSPLVWDLAHVGNQEELWLVRDVGGREPVRCDIDELYDAFKQPRRDRPALPLLPPAEARAYLGTVRDKVHDLLDTVAFGERPLVADGFAFGMIVQHEQQHDETMLATHQLRAGPAVLHAPPPPEPSVRVGAEVLVPAGEFTMGTDTDPWALDNERPAHRVDLPAYVIDAAPVTNGQYAAFIADGGYGDQRWWSPAGWAHRCREGLVAPLHWRRDGDEWSYRRFGRWDRVRGDEPVVHVCFYEAQAYAAWAGKRLPTEAEWEKAARWDPSTGRSRRYPWGDEDPTAAHANLGQRHLWPAPVGAYPAGASPSGVHQLIGDVWEWTSSAFGGYPGFTAFPYREYSEVFFGDDYRVLRGGSFGTDRSACRGTFRNWDYPIRRQIFSGFRCARDARPEESYR encoded by the coding sequence GTGAACAGTGAGCAGTTGCGTGACCGGATTGCTGTGGAGTTGGCCCGGGCGCGCTCGCGTACCTCGTTGTTGACCGAGGTGGTCGACGACGGTGAGCTGATGCGTCAGCATTCACCTCTGATGTCGCCGCTGGTCTGGGACCTTGCCCACGTGGGCAACCAGGAGGAGCTGTGGCTGGTCCGGGACGTCGGCGGGCGTGAGCCGGTGCGGTGTGACATCGACGAGTTGTACGACGCGTTCAAGCAGCCGCGCCGGGACCGCCCGGCGTTGCCGCTGTTGCCGCCCGCCGAGGCGCGTGCCTACCTGGGTACGGTGCGGGACAAGGTGCATGACCTGCTGGACACGGTGGCCTTCGGCGAGCGGCCGCTGGTCGCGGACGGGTTCGCCTTCGGCATGATCGTGCAGCACGAGCAGCAGCACGACGAGACGATGCTCGCCACCCACCAACTGCGCGCGGGGCCGGCGGTGCTGCACGCGCCGCCGCCGCCTGAGCCGTCGGTCCGGGTCGGCGCTGAGGTGCTGGTGCCGGCGGGGGAGTTCACCATGGGCACCGACACCGACCCGTGGGCGTTGGACAACGAACGTCCCGCTCATCGTGTCGACCTCCCGGCGTACGTCATCGACGCGGCCCCGGTCACCAACGGCCAGTACGCGGCCTTCATCGCCGACGGCGGCTACGGCGATCAGCGATGGTGGAGCCCGGCGGGTTGGGCGCATCGGTGTCGGGAGGGTCTTGTGGCGCCGCTGCACTGGCGTCGGGACGGCGACGAGTGGTCGTACCGGCGTTTCGGCCGGTGGGATCGGGTGCGCGGGGACGAGCCGGTGGTGCACGTGTGCTTCTACGAGGCGCAGGCGTACGCGGCGTGGGCCGGGAAGCGGCTGCCGACCGAGGCGGAATGGGAGAAGGCAGCCCGGTGGGATCCGTCGACCGGGCGGTCGCGTCGTTATCCCTGGGGTGACGAGGATCCGACCGCGGCGCACGCCAACCTGGGTCAGCGGCATCTGTGGCCGGCGCCGGTGGGTGCGTACCCGGCCGGGGCGTCGCCGTCGGGTGTGCACCAGCTCATCGGTGACGTCTGGGAGTGGACGTCGAGCGCGTTCGGCGGGTATCCGGGCTTCACCGCGTTTCCCTACCGCGAATACTCGGAGGTCTTCTTCGGCGACGACTACCGGGTGTTGCGTGGTGGCTCGTTCGGCACTGACCGTTCGGCCTGCCGGGGCACCTTCCGCAACTGGGACTATCCGATCCGCCGGCAGATCTTCAGCGGTTTCCGCTGTGCTCGCGACGCTCGACCGGAGGAGTCGTACCGGTGA
- the egtA gene encoding ergothioneine biosynthesis glutamate--cysteine ligase EgtA, which translates to MVTSPELERSAILRESAAAGRHLARICFKTGPPTHTGVELEWTVHDASDPVRPVETGRLRAALGRHSPATLDPTSPAEPLRGGGVVTLEPGGQLEISAPPRTSTAALIQATEADIAQVSGLLAAAGLILGRSGIDPHRRPRPVLETPRYRAMRAAFDRRGPAGRVMMYSTAGLQVCLDSGEPEQVAGRWAAAHAVGPPLLAAFASASRHSGRRTGWASARMAAWLAIDPARTRPVWTPGCGAEDPRATWIRYVLAAPLLCRRRHGSDWTVPPGVTFADWLDGALPQPPTTDDLDYHVSTLFPPVRPRGYLELRYLDAQPDRDWRLPLAVLSALFHDPGTVRGAFSIAAPVAHRWSTAARSGLADPALAAAATGLLDLALTVLPRLDLPADTHDEIERGVRRRLAAATKKGDR; encoded by the coding sequence TTGGTGACGTCGCCCGAGCTGGAGCGCAGCGCCATCCTGCGTGAGTCCGCGGCCGCAGGCCGGCACCTCGCCCGGATCTGCTTCAAGACCGGTCCACCGACCCACACCGGCGTCGAACTGGAGTGGACCGTGCATGACGCGTCTGATCCCGTCCGTCCCGTCGAAACGGGGCGGCTGAGGGCGGCGCTGGGGCGGCACAGCCCCGCCACGTTGGATCCCACCAGCCCGGCCGAGCCGCTGCGCGGCGGCGGTGTGGTGACCCTGGAGCCGGGCGGCCAGTTGGAGATCTCCGCCCCGCCCCGCACCTCGACCGCCGCGTTGATCCAGGCCACCGAGGCTGACATCGCCCAGGTCAGCGGCCTGCTCGCTGCCGCTGGGCTGATCCTCGGCCGCAGCGGCATCGACCCACACCGACGGCCCCGCCCGGTGCTGGAAACTCCCCGATACCGCGCGATGCGCGCCGCCTTCGACAGGCGTGGTCCGGCCGGCCGCGTCATGATGTACAGCACAGCCGGCCTGCAGGTCTGTCTCGACTCCGGCGAGCCGGAGCAGGTCGCCGGCCGGTGGGCCGCGGCCCACGCCGTCGGTCCGCCGCTGCTCGCGGCGTTCGCCTCCGCGAGCCGACACTCGGGGCGTCGCACCGGGTGGGCCTCCGCCCGGATGGCCGCCTGGTTGGCCATCGACCCGGCCCGCACCCGACCTGTCTGGACGCCGGGCTGCGGCGCCGAGGACCCGAGGGCCACCTGGATCCGTTACGTGCTCGCCGCTCCGCTGCTCTGCCGGCGTCGGCACGGGTCGGACTGGACCGTGCCGCCGGGAGTGACCTTCGCCGACTGGCTCGACGGTGCGTTGCCGCAACCGCCCACCACCGACGACCTCGACTATCACGTCAGCACGCTCTTTCCGCCGGTGCGGCCGCGCGGCTACCTGGAGCTGCGCTACCTGGACGCCCAGCCCGACCGGGACTGGCGGCTGCCGCTGGCGGTGCTGAGTGCCCTCTTTCACGACCCGGGCACGGTGCGGGGGGCGTTCTCGATCGCCGCCCCGGTGGCGCACCGCTGGTCGACTGCTGCCCGCAGCGGCCTGGCCGACCCCGCGTTGGCCGCTGCCGCGACGGGCCTGCTCGACCTGGCGCTGACCGTCCTGCCTCGGTTGGACCTGCCGGCCGACACCCACGACGAGATCGAGCGAGGGGTGCGGCGGCGGCTGGCCGCCGCCACGAAGAAAGGGGACCGGTGA
- a CDS encoding serine/threonine-protein kinase gives MLSSEVVLSGRYRLDERVATGGMGDVWRASDLILGRQVAVKVLLPALVSDPGFIARFRAEARIMAALRHPGIVQVFDCGADDLPDGGGRADYLVMEFVAGEPLSKRIETAGRLDVAETMSIVAQAAAALNAAHRGGIVHRDVKPSNLLVQEDGTVVLVDFGVARSTDITSITSTNAVPGTALYMAPEQAAGRPVSGATDIYALGAVTYCCLTGSPPFTGDNPLQVAVRHLDDEPPELPHDIPEAVRALVSRALAKDPQDRFSSGAAMAEAARTAVTGGEPPTAMATPVPLRDAGPGTRTDVPAGAAVASAGQAGRQRRRGPLVGAAAAMLVALVGLGAALGAARNAGEDPAVNLPTTSPTVAPSGPQELPAANEQVVTGDPGRTGRPHVPGNPPSASTSATPSTQPSQTTSPPTPTGTPTGTTAPTGGPTGEPSTPPTSATPTATESTPTIPDDGDGG, from the coding sequence GTGTTGTCATCGGAGGTCGTGCTCAGCGGTCGATACCGCTTGGACGAACGTGTCGCCACCGGCGGTATGGGCGACGTCTGGCGTGCCTCCGACCTGATCCTCGGCCGGCAGGTCGCGGTCAAGGTCCTGCTGCCGGCGCTGGTCTCCGACCCGGGCTTCATCGCCCGGTTCCGGGCCGAGGCCCGGATCATGGCGGCGCTGCGGCACCCGGGCATCGTGCAGGTCTTCGACTGCGGTGCCGACGACCTGCCCGACGGCGGCGGTCGAGCGGACTACCTCGTGATGGAGTTCGTCGCCGGCGAGCCGCTGTCCAAGCGGATCGAGACGGCCGGCCGGCTCGACGTGGCCGAGACGATGTCGATCGTGGCCCAGGCGGCCGCCGCGCTGAACGCGGCGCACCGTGGCGGCATCGTGCACCGGGACGTCAAGCCCAGCAACCTCCTGGTGCAGGAGGACGGCACCGTCGTCCTGGTGGACTTCGGTGTGGCCCGGTCCACCGACATCACCAGCATCACCAGCACCAACGCGGTGCCCGGCACGGCCCTCTACATGGCCCCCGAGCAGGCAGCCGGCCGACCGGTGAGTGGTGCCACCGACATCTACGCGCTGGGCGCGGTCACCTACTGCTGCCTCACCGGCAGCCCGCCGTTCACCGGCGACAACCCGCTGCAGGTCGCCGTGCGCCACCTGGACGACGAACCACCGGAGCTGCCGCACGACATCCCGGAGGCGGTCCGCGCCTTGGTGTCCCGGGCCCTGGCGAAGGACCCGCAGGACAGGTTCAGCAGCGGGGCGGCGATGGCCGAGGCCGCCCGGACCGCGGTCACCGGCGGCGAGCCTCCGACGGCGATGGCCACGCCGGTCCCGTTGCGCGACGCCGGCCCGGGCACCCGCACCGACGTGCCGGCCGGCGCGGCGGTGGCGAGCGCGGGACAGGCCGGGCGTCAACGGCGGCGAGGTCCGCTGGTCGGCGCGGCCGCGGCCATGCTGGTCGCGCTGGTCGGGCTCGGTGCCGCGCTGGGCGCGGCGCGCAATGCCGGCGAGGATCCGGCGGTCAACCTGCCCACCACCTCGCCGACGGTGGCGCCGAGCGGGCCGCAGGAGCTGCCGGCGGCGAACGAGCAGGTCGTCACCGGTGACCCGGGCCGAACCGGTCGGCCGCATGTCCCCGGCAACCCCCCGTCCGCCTCGACCTCCGCGACGCCCAGCACGCAGCCCAGCCAGACGACCAGTCCGCCGACGCCGACCGGGACGCCGACCGGGACCACCGCGCCGACGGGCGGCCCGACCGGCGAGCCGAGCACTCCGCCGACGTCGGCCACACCCACGGCGACGGAGAGCACGCCGACCATTCCCGACGACGGGGACGGCGGGTAA
- the egtC gene encoding ergothioneine biosynthesis protein EgtC: MCRHLVYLGPPVTLAEVLFDPPHSLVRQSWAPRDMRGGGTINADGFGVGWYPDEGEPVRYRRAQPIWSDPTIAQLAAVTRTGAVLAAVRSATVGMAVLDGAAAPFAEGRWLFSHNGVVRGWPDAVVPLAAGLPVRDLLTLDAATDSALLWALVRHRLRAGDDPADAVGRTVAEVGGAAPGSRLNLLLTDGRRAVASVAGHALSVREAPGSVLIASEPHDDGPGWRAVPEGHLVLATADGVRVRPLPTG, from the coding sequence ATGTGTCGTCACCTGGTCTACCTGGGGCCGCCGGTCACCCTGGCCGAGGTGCTGTTCGACCCGCCGCACTCGTTGGTGCGGCAGTCCTGGGCGCCTCGGGACATGCGTGGTGGCGGCACCATCAACGCCGACGGGTTCGGCGTCGGCTGGTACCCGGACGAGGGTGAGCCGGTGCGCTATCGACGGGCGCAGCCGATCTGGAGCGACCCGACCATCGCCCAGCTCGCGGCGGTGACCCGCACTGGCGCGGTGCTGGCGGCGGTGCGCTCGGCCACGGTCGGGATGGCGGTGCTCGACGGCGCCGCCGCGCCGTTCGCCGAGGGGCGGTGGCTGTTCAGTCACAACGGTGTGGTCCGTGGCTGGCCGGACGCCGTGGTGCCGCTCGCCGCCGGTCTGCCGGTTCGTGACCTGCTCACCTTGGACGCCGCCACCGACTCGGCGTTGCTCTGGGCGCTGGTGCGGCATCGGCTGCGCGCCGGGGACGACCCGGCGGACGCGGTCGGGCGGACGGTGGCCGAGGTCGGCGGGGCCGCTCCCGGGTCGCGGCTGAACCTGCTGCTCACCGACGGCCGCCGGGCGGTGGCGAGCGTGGCTGGGCACGCGTTGTCGGTTCGCGAGGCACCCGGTTCGGTGCTGATCGCCTCGGAGCCGCACGACGACGGTCCCGGGTGGCGGGCGGTACCGGAGGGGCACCTGGTCCTGGCGACCGCGGACGGGGTGCGGGTACGTCCACTTCCGACCGGGTGA
- the egtD gene encoding L-histidine N(alpha)-methyltransferase: MTAEPLEVYLEGRDLERGLRDDVRAGLSAEQKWLPPKWFYDARGSELFEEITRLPEYYPTRAERAVLAERAPDIAALTGAKTLIELGSGSSEKTRLLLDAFTRRGGLGTFVPLDVSVSALQGSTAQIAADYPSLRVRGIVGDFTRQLDRLPTGGRRLVVFLGGTIGNLLPAERADFLTAMRAALEVGDWLLLGTDLVKDPSVIVPAYDDAAGVTAEFNRNVLHVLNREVGADFDPGAFDHVALWDPEHEWIEMRLRATRRMRVRVLGMTVDFAAGEDLRTEVSAKFHPEGIAAELAAAGFATAEFWTDPGGLFGVSLARAR, encoded by the coding sequence ATGACGGCGGAACCGCTGGAGGTCTACCTCGAAGGGCGCGATCTGGAGCGTGGTCTACGCGACGACGTTCGGGCCGGGCTGAGCGCCGAGCAGAAGTGGCTGCCGCCGAAGTGGTTCTACGATGCCCGGGGCAGCGAGTTGTTCGAGGAGATCACCCGACTTCCCGAGTACTACCCCACCCGGGCGGAGCGGGCGGTGCTGGCCGAGCGGGCTCCGGACATCGCGGCGTTGACCGGGGCCAAGACGTTGATCGAGTTGGGTTCCGGGTCGTCGGAGAAGACCCGCCTGTTGTTGGACGCGTTCACCCGCCGGGGTGGGCTGGGCACGTTCGTCCCGCTCGACGTGTCGGTCAGCGCCCTGCAGGGGTCTACCGCCCAGATCGCCGCCGACTATCCGAGCCTGCGGGTTCGGGGCATCGTGGGGGACTTCACCCGGCAACTGGACCGGCTGCCCACCGGTGGCCGACGGCTGGTGGTGTTCCTCGGTGGCACCATCGGCAACCTGCTGCCCGCCGAACGGGCCGATTTCCTGACGGCGATGCGTGCGGCGCTGGAGGTTGGCGACTGGCTGTTGCTCGGTACGGACCTGGTGAAGGATCCGTCGGTGATCGTGCCCGCCTACGACGACGCGGCCGGGGTCACCGCCGAGTTCAATCGCAACGTGCTCCACGTGCTCAATCGCGAGGTGGGCGCCGACTTCGACCCGGGGGCGTTCGACCATGTCGCCCTCTGGGATCCGGAGCACGAGTGGATCGAGATGCGGTTGCGGGCGACCCGGCGGATGCGGGTGCGTGTGTTGGGCATGACCGTGGACTTCGCGGCGGGCGAGGACCTGCGCACAGAGGTCTCGGCGAAGTTCCACCCGGAGGGGATCGCCGCGGAGTTGGCCGCGGCGGGTTTCGCCACGGCGGAGTTCTGGACGGATCCGGGAGGGCTCTTCGGGGTCTCGTTGGCGCGGGCCCGCTGA
- a CDS encoding DUF1622 domain-containing protein, translating to MEPAELLRHGDQVLVAVVEVAGALVIFVGAVWAAVRFVVEGLRHRTAAHFTPIRLSLGRFLTLGLEFQLAADVLRTAVSPSFAQIGQLAAIATIRTALNYFLGREIRQEQRQVAEGERRR from the coding sequence GTGGAGCCGGCCGAGCTGTTGCGACACGGCGACCAGGTGTTGGTGGCCGTGGTGGAGGTGGCCGGCGCGCTGGTGATCTTCGTTGGCGCGGTCTGGGCGGCGGTGCGGTTCGTGGTCGAGGGGCTGCGACACCGTACCGCCGCCCATTTCACGCCGATCCGGCTCTCGCTGGGTCGGTTCCTGACGCTGGGGCTGGAGTTCCAGCTGGCGGCGGACGTGCTGCGGACCGCGGTGTCACCGTCGTTCGCGCAGATCGGACAACTGGCCGCGATCGCGACGATCCGGACGGCGTTGAACTACTTCCTGGGTCGGGAGATCCGTCAGGAACAGCGTCAGGTGGCCGAGGGGGAGCGTCGCCGGTGA
- a CDS encoding RNA polymerase sigma factor — MTGDLSEAVSAAQDGDEDAFRVLYRSLQPGLLRYLTALVGADAEDVASEAWLQISRDLPSFTGGEFRAWVVTIARNRAMDHLRRLRRRPALPVPVQALVHLASDADTAEGAAETIGTETALALIATLPPREAEAVLLRAVVGLDAGSAGRVLGRRAGAVRTAAHRGLRRLAALLERDGSVGLPVEVDGVPPPRTGSSPALRASQAEPADG; from the coding sequence ATGACCGGCGACCTGTCGGAGGCGGTCAGCGCCGCACAGGATGGGGACGAGGACGCCTTCCGCGTCCTCTACCGCAGCCTCCAGCCGGGACTCCTGCGCTACCTGACCGCACTCGTCGGCGCGGATGCCGAGGACGTCGCCTCGGAGGCCTGGCTGCAGATTTCGCGCGACCTGCCCAGCTTCACCGGTGGGGAGTTCCGCGCCTGGGTCGTCACCATCGCCCGTAACCGAGCGATGGACCACCTGCGCCGACTGCGTCGACGTCCCGCTCTCCCCGTTCCGGTGCAGGCGCTCGTCCATCTCGCCAGCGACGCGGACACCGCCGAGGGGGCCGCCGAGACGATCGGCACCGAGACGGCCCTGGCCCTGATCGCCACCCTGCCTCCCCGTGAGGCCGAAGCCGTGCTGTTGCGGGCCGTGGTCGGGCTCGACGCGGGATCCGCCGGCCGGGTGCTGGGCCGCCGCGCCGGTGCCGTCCGGACCGCCGCGCACCGAGGCCTGCGGCGGCTCGCGGCCCTGCTGGAACGCGACGGTTCGGTCGGACTGCCGGTCGAGGTCGACGGGGTGCCGCCGCCCCGCACGGGCAGCAGCCCCGCCCTCCGGGCGTCCCAAGCCGAGCCGGCGGACGGCTGA